The genomic region CATTTACTTTTGTGTCTCTTCCGAAATCATCCTTGgcgaaataaatttatttaaattttttaacgaaagtgtttttaacgaACGTAGTGCTCTTGTTTTCCTATCCGCGTCAGACTGTCAAAGTATTctcaggtttgtttttgtgtacATATCGCGCTTGTGCGGAATGCACATCGTAGTAGCGGGTGGTGGGAGGGCTGGTATCGAAAGTGTGGAGATGGATGGAACCGGTCGGCGCAGAAACTTTCATTAGCAAAAACAGTTGCCCAAGTCGTCCGAGCTCGCAGACCTAAAGGGAGCACTAATCGGCTCGCAGCAAATTTAGCCGTTGCGAAACGCGCTTCTTACCAGAACGAGCTGAAAATATCGAAGGCGGAGAGGTGGTGTTGTCAAACGCCAAATCAAGTGGGTCGCAGTGAATGTTGGTGTTGCTGAATCTAGGCATCGTCTAGAGCGGCAACAGAAACAACGCACGACGAGGCCCGGTTACGCATGTTCGAGGCcacgaaggaaaacgaaaagtggCAAGTGGGAGAGGGCGCGTCGAGGCGGTTTGGCGAGAAGTGAACTAACATCATCCGATATGCGCACTGCTGGGTGACGATACGATGACGGTGGAGTACGTAACAAGAAACCAGCAGCATTTAGGAGCAGTGGATACACGACGGTACGAAATCTGCAAACGCGTTGTGCATTCCTCTACCGTACGCTGGCTTGACGAGCGCAAATTGGACCGAGATTCAACGAGGCTGATTGGAACTTTGTGGAAGAAGCAATTTAGCGTCGAGCTCTAAAGTGTGTATTTCGTGCCGATTACATGCAAAAAGAAAGATTCACAATCAGTCAAGGAATGCATGAGTGAATGAAGATAAAAAACGATCGATAAACGTTCGAGTTATCCATGCAACTGCATTTGAGGCACGCTGTTTAAAGCCGGAATACTACCCCCTTTAGGTAAAGTATAGGGTTAATTATGATTGAATACTGTTTCACAAAAAATAATCTATCCTGCGATAATTAACTTAATTTGGTATTCCCACTATTATGGTCGGGAAAGGTTTCTTGCGATGATTAGTCTGGTACCGGTTGGCGCGATACAGACATTGCTTAATTATTGCTTAAACCCCCCCACACAGCTGTGAGGTAATCGGGCATCGACCGCGCCTTCAAGAAGTTACCACAAAGTCCATTTAATCCTTCGTGCTTGGGTGATAACTTTTGATTGACAAATATTCTTATCTTATGCGCTCGAAATCActgtgtttactttttttcctactGCTTTTTATCTGATATCAAACCAGTTTGTGGAGGGACCACGTGGGATTTTATCCTATTAacacgtttttcgtttcagTAGCTATCTATTATACAAGCATGAACCatcattgtttcgttttctagCAATGGCCAAGGACAATCGTTCGACACTCTGTCGTGATAAGGCAGAGGCATGGACAATCAACCTTTCGCCGGGGACACTTTCGGAGTATCGCAACATACTGGGTCCCAAATATCGCGAACATCGCGATATGACCAAGCGATACGCACCGACCGTTCCATTCCCGAAGGATAGTCCCATTTCGCCGGAGAAGCTGAAAAAGCTTGTGCTTGCAAGTGGCCGCATTCAAATGCTGATCGATGAGGTAGTTGTACAGCTGTGCAGAAATTTGGTCCATGCGTTAATCGTACTTGTTTTCGTTGTTATTAGCAATCATCGAAGGATCCTGCGAAAAAGATACAACTTGCGAAAACCATCGCTGAGCTTCTGGATGAGATTGGACTGGATGAAAGTCTCCCCGTCATTCGGACGCTCGGCACTATACTGAATGCCATATTTGCCCGTATCTATACCGGGTTGTACGTGAACGAGGTCAAGTTGGAACAGCTACGGTCACGCTATGGACGACAGACGGTTCTCTACCTGCCAAGTCATCGGAGCTACGGCGATTTTATCCTCATGTCGTACGTCCTGTTTTGCTACAACATCGCAATTCCGGGCATCGCGGCCGGTATGGATTTCTACTCGATGGCCGGAATGGGCAGTGCGTTGCGGAACACCGGGGCGTTCTACATGCGTCGCACATACGGGAACGACCGGCAGTATTGGTACATCTTTCGCGAGTACATGCGTCAGCTGATCGTGGCGTACGATCGAGGGTTGGAGTTCTTTCTCGAGGGAACGAGAAGCCGCAGCAACAAAGCCCTCACGCCCAAGATTGGCTTGCTCTCGATGGCACTGGAACCACTGTTTATGGGTGAAGTGCCCGATCTGCTAATCGTCCCCGTTAGCGTCTCTTACGACCGGCCGGTGGAGGAGCAGCTGTTCGTGTACGAGTTGCTCGGTGTGCCAAAGCCAAAGGAAACGACCCGCGGCATGCTGAAAGCTCTCAGTATAGTGAGGGAAAACTTTGGCTCAATCTATCTCGAGTTTGGTGATCCAATTTCTGCGAAGCACTATTTTGGGGACGGGTTGAACCGTGCCCAACATACAGTGGCTCCTTCGTTTACTCAAGTGCTCGCCAAGGAAGAGCGGGAAGCAATACAAGACCTAGCGAACGATGTCGTCCACCTGCAGCAGCATCGTATGGTGCTGACCGCGTTCCATCTGATCGCGCATTATTACAACTACCGAAAGTACCACGGGCAAGCGGTTGCAATGGACCAGCTAGTGCAAGGTGTTACCTTGTTGGGGCGCATACTGAAAAATCTGGGTGCTATTACCGAGCTCGAGGGTGCCGAGAATGTAGAACACCTGATCCTTGAGGCACTTGCCGTGCATCGGAATATACTTCAGCTGACCGCCGAAAGAGTTCTCGTCATTGCGAAAACGTACCACGATTTCAGCAGAGTTGACAAGCGAAAACTCAAAGGACACAATCTGTCCGAGGGAGTCATGAAACTCGCTGTACCCATCTTCTCTCTTCAGCTGTACTGCAACCCTTGTCTGCATTGGTTGGCCGTTCCGGCTATGGTGCTATTGGCCGCGAAACGCTTTTCTCTAGC from Anopheles coustani chromosome 3, idAnoCousDA_361_x.2, whole genome shotgun sequence harbors:
- the LOC131271406 gene encoding dihydroxyacetone phosphate acyltransferase, with product MAKDNRSTLCRDKAEAWTINLSPGTLSEYRNILGPKYREHRDMTKRYAPTVPFPKDSPISPEKLKKLVLASGRIQMLIDEQSSKDPAKKIQLAKTIAELLDEIGLDESLPVIRTLGTILNAIFARIYTGLYVNEVKLEQLRSRYGRQTVLYLPSHRSYGDFILMSYVLFCYNIAIPGIAAGMDFYSMAGMGSALRNTGAFYMRRTYGNDRQYWYIFREYMRQLIVAYDRGLEFFLEGTRSRSNKALTPKIGLLSMALEPLFMGEVPDLLIVPVSVSYDRPVEEQLFVYELLGVPKPKETTRGMLKALSIVRENFGSIYLEFGDPISAKHYFGDGLNRAQHTVAPSFTQVLAKEEREAIQDLANDVVHLQQHRMVLTAFHLIAHYYNYRKYHGQAVAMDQLVQGVTLLGRILKNLGAITELEGAENVEHLILEALAVHRNILQLTAERVLVIAKTYHDFSRVDKRKLKGHNLSEGVMKLAVPIFSLQLYCNPCLHWLAVPAMVLLAAKRFSLASNAALDRNSLFAAVGELRELFSLEFVLYARRAQVDFDTSLEHLLRQGLLETVAGSDALRIGQPTSDDQLANVYLSAMGPFLCTYLQVTNVLLQHFRSRQQFTEKEYLAKVQECVEQLLLRQERNVHPYCLSLDSISLALHSLVMLDAIRKRKIDNVYRYDLTTTGKIESINERLENYSSILTFEYLTFQNAVTGCKL